From a single Rosa rugosa chromosome 7, drRosRugo1.1, whole genome shotgun sequence genomic region:
- the LOC133722053 gene encoding superoxide dismutase [Cu-Zn] 1 yields MAKGVAVLGSSEGVKGTILFTQEGDGPTTVTGNISGLKPGLHGFHVHALGDTTNGCMSTGPHFNPAGKEHGAPEDESRHAGDLGNITVGDDGTATFTIVDKQIPLTGPHSIIGRAVVVHGDPDDLGKGGHELSKSTGNAGGRIACGIIGLQG; encoded by the exons GTGTTAAAGGAACTATCCTCTTCACACAAGAGGGAGATG GCCCAACTACTGTGACTGGAAACATTTCTGGCCTCAAGCCTGGGCTTCATGGTTTTCATGTTCATGCTCTTGGTGACACAACAAACGGTTGCATGTCAACTG GACCGCACTTTAATCCTGCTGGCAAAGAGCATGGTGCTCCTGAAGATGAGAGTCGTCATGCTGGTGATCTTGGAAATATTACTGTTGGGGATGATG GAACTGCTACCTTCACAATTGTTGACAAGCAG ATTCCTCTCACTGGACCACACTCTATCATTGGTAGGGCGGTTGTTGTCCATGGAGACCCTGATGACCTTGGCAAGG GTGGACATGAGCTTAGCAAATCCACTGGAAATGCTGGAGGCAGGATAGCTTGTG GTATTATTGGTCTCCAAGGATGA